GGAAAAAAGAACGCTTAGCTTCACCGCATCATTCCCACGAACTTTTCGAAGAGGTAGAAACTGTCCTGCGGTCCCGGGCTGGCCTCGGGGTGATATTGCACGCTGAACGCCGGGCGGTCGGTGAGTTCGATGCCGCAATTGCTGTCGTCGAACAGGCTGACATGGGTCTCGCGCACGAAGTCGGGCAGCCCCTCGCGCTTGACCGCGAAGCCGTGGTTCATGCTGGTGATCTCTACCACCCCGTCCGCGCAGCGCTTGACCGGATGGTTGGCGCCGCGGTGGCCCTGGAACATCTTTTCCGTTTGCCCGCCGACGGCGAGCGCAAGGAGCTGATGGCCGAGGCAGATGCCGAATAGCGGCTTTTTGGTCTCGAGGAGCTGCTGGATGACCGGGATGGCATAGTCGCCCGTCGCCGCCGGATCGCCCGGGCCGTTCGACAGGAAGATGCCGTCGGGATCATGCGCGATGATCTCTTCGTAGGAAGCGGTCGCCGGCACCACCGTCACCCGCGCGCCCGCCTCGACGAGGTTGCGGAAAATGTTGTGCTTGGCGCCATAGTCGATGGCGACGACATGGGGCGCGTTCGCGTCGGCGTGGCCGAGCTTATAACCCTGCCCCAGCTCCCAACCACCGTCGCTCCACTGGTCGAGCTGGCGGCGCGAGACTTCTTGCGCGAGGTCCATGCCTTCGAGGCCGGGCCAGTCCTTGGCCATCTGCTGCAATTTGGCGAGGTCGAAATTGCCGTCGGGGTCGTGAGCGATGACGACCGTCGGCGGCCCTTCCTCGCGCACGAGCTGCGTCAGCGCGCGCGTGTCGACGCCCGAAATGCCGATGCGGCCATGTTCGGCCATCCAGGCGGCGAAGTTGCGCTGGCTGCGGAAGTTGGACGGCGGGGTGACGAGCTCGCGGGTGATGCAGCCCAGCGCATGGGCGACGGGTGCCTCGACGTCTTCGTCGTTGGCGCCGACATTGCCGATATGCGGGAAAGTGAAGGCGATGACCTGCCGCGCATAACTGGGGTCGGTCATGACCTCCTGATAGCCGGTCATGGCGGTGTTGAAGCACAGTTCGCCGACCGCCTCGCCGGCGGCGCCGAAGCCATGCCCCCTGATGGTGCGGCCGTCGGCGAAGACGATGATGCCGGTGGCGGTGTCGAGGGGGTGCGCGCGTTGAGGCATCGGCAGCTTGGGCTCCGTTGGCAGGGGTATATCGGCGATGTTGCTAAGCCACAGCCGCTACGCCTGTTCGTTGCCCTCGTCAACGGGTGGAGCGGGCGCTTTTCACCCGCTAGATGACTTTCTTTTACCATTTGCGGGAAGACGAAAATGATTCGCGATGATCTGAAGGCGGCGATGGTCGCGGGCATGAAGGCGGGCGAGAAGGACAAGGTGGCGACGATCCGCCTCATCCAGTCCGAGGTGAAGAACAAGGATATCGAAGCGCGTACCGGCGGCGAGATCGCCGACGATGACGCCCATGTCACCGCCGTCCTCCAGAAAATGGTCAAGCAGCGCCGCGAATCGGCGGAGATGTTCCGCAAGGGCGGCGCCGAGGACCGCGCCGCCGCCGAGGAAGCCGAGATCACGGTGATCGAACAGTTCCTGCCCGCCCAGATGGGCGATGACGAGATCGAGGCCGCCGTCGCCGCGATCATCGCCGATACCGGCGCGACCGGCATGAAGGATATGGGCCGCGTCATGGGCGAGGTTCGCGCCCGCCACGGTGCCGCGATCGAACCCGCCAAGGCCTCGGCAGCGGCCAAGAAGCAGCTCGCGGGCTGAGCGGGTCTCGCTTGCTCAAAACCGCATTTGGGTCCAGCATCGCGCCATGAGCCTTCCTGCCTCCTTCCTCGATGAACTGCGCGCGCGCATTCGCGTGTCTGAGGTCGTCGGCAATGACGTGCGGCTGCAGAAGGCGGGCAAGGAATATAAGGCCTGCTGCCCCTTCCACGACGAGAAGACGCCGAGCTTCTACATCAACGACCAGAAGGGCTTCTATCACTGCTTCGGCTGCTCGGCGCATGGCGATGCGATCAGCTATCTCGTCGACGGGCGCGGCATGGGCTTCATGGATGCGGTCAAGGAACTGGCATCCAAGGCCGGGATGGAGGTCCCCGCTCCCGATCCGCAAGCCCAGAAGCGTGCCGAACAGCGCGCCGAACTGGTCGACGTCACCGAAGCGGCGGCGAGCTGGTACGAAGAGCAGCTGGGCGGCATCGAAGGCGCGGGCGCGCGCGCCTATCTGGAGAAGCGCGGCCTGACGCCCGATCTGATCAAGCGGTTCCGCCTCGGCTTCGCTCCTGATGATCGTGGGCGGCTGAAACGCGCGCTCGACCGCTTCGGCCTGCCCAAGCTGGTGGATAGCGGAATGGTGATCGCGCCCGATGAGCCCGG
The nucleotide sequence above comes from Sphingomicrobium arenosum. Encoded proteins:
- a CDS encoding GatB/YqeY domain-containing protein; amino-acid sequence: MIRDDLKAAMVAGMKAGEKDKVATIRLIQSEVKNKDIEARTGGEIADDDAHVTAVLQKMVKQRRESAEMFRKGGAEDRAAAEEAEITVIEQFLPAQMGDDEIEAAVAAIIADTGATGMKDMGRVMGEVRARHGAAIEPAKASAAAKKQLAG
- the carA gene encoding glutamine-hydrolyzing carbamoyl-phosphate synthase small subunit — encoded protein: MPQRAHPLDTATGIIVFADGRTIRGHGFGAAGEAVGELCFNTAMTGYQEVMTDPSYARQVIAFTFPHIGNVGANDEDVEAPVAHALGCITRELVTPPSNFRSQRNFAAWMAEHGRIGISGVDTRALTQLVREEGPPTVVIAHDPDGNFDLAKLQQMAKDWPGLEGMDLAQEVSRRQLDQWSDGGWELGQGYKLGHADANAPHVVAIDYGAKHNIFRNLVEAGARVTVVPATASYEEIIAHDPDGIFLSNGPGDPAATGDYAIPVIQQLLETKKPLFGICLGHQLLALAVGGQTEKMFQGHRGANHPVKRCADGVVEITSMNHGFAVKREGLPDFVRETHVSLFDDSNCGIELTDRPAFSVQYHPEASPGPQDSFYLFEKFVGMMR